A single region of the Candidatus Paceibacterota bacterium genome encodes:
- a CDS encoding phospholipase D-like domain-containing protein, with product MWDLAHHVWEITLIGLDVLLALAASGHAVLYKRDSRSAIAWVGFVWLVPLAGALLYFILGINRIRRQAVLLRRDLEHYHAHATQPECPPEELHRHLPGHTGHLNMLVRVVHGVVGRPLLPGNRIEPLVNGDEAFPAMLEAIQQARHTLSFCTYIFDRDEAGVAFARALGEASRRGVKVRVLIDAAGTRYSWPSILRVLRREGVRYARFLPSFGGGHLMSVNLRTHRKIMVADGRVGFTGGMNVRAGHCLQRQPRSPVQDIHFRVRGPVVTQMQEIFADDWLFTTGESLRGEAWFPPPEPAGPVLARGVPDGPDEDFEKLRWVLLGALAIARYSVRIVTPYFLPDPALVSALNLAAMRGVQVDILLPEKNNLPFVAWASRAMWWQVLEHGCRIWLTPPPFDHSKLMLVDGCWALLGSANWDPRSLRLNFEYNLECYDVELARRLEGLVVQKLRTARQVTLRQIDARPLPVRFTDGLARLLTPYL from the coding sequence ATGTGGGACCTGGCCCATCACGTCTGGGAAATCACCCTGATTGGGCTGGATGTTCTGCTTGCGCTGGCGGCCTCCGGCCACGCGGTGCTCTACAAGCGGGATTCGCGTTCGGCCATCGCGTGGGTCGGGTTCGTTTGGCTGGTGCCCCTGGCTGGCGCTCTGCTCTACTTCATCCTGGGCATCAACCGCATCCGCCGCCAGGCCGTCCTGCTGCGGCGCGACCTTGAGCATTACCACGCCCATGCGACCCAGCCCGAGTGCCCACCGGAAGAGCTGCACCGGCATCTGCCCGGCCACACCGGCCACCTCAACATGCTGGTGCGCGTGGTCCACGGCGTGGTCGGGCGGCCGCTGCTGCCGGGCAACCGCATCGAGCCGCTCGTCAACGGCGACGAGGCCTTTCCGGCAATGCTCGAGGCCATCCAGCAGGCCCGCCACACCCTTTCCTTCTGCACCTACATTTTCGACCGTGACGAGGCTGGGGTGGCTTTCGCGCGCGCCCTCGGCGAAGCCTCCCGCCGCGGCGTCAAGGTGCGCGTGCTGATTGATGCGGCCGGCACTCGCTATTCCTGGCCCAGCATACTTCGCGTTCTGCGCCGGGAAGGCGTCCGCTACGCCCGCTTCCTCCCATCTTTCGGCGGGGGCCACCTTATGTCCGTGAACCTGCGCACCCACCGGAAGATCATGGTGGCGGATGGGCGCGTCGGCTTCACCGGCGGCATGAATGTCCGCGCGGGTCATTGCCTGCAACGCCAGCCGCGCAGCCCTGTGCAAGACATCCACTTTCGCGTGCGCGGACCGGTGGTTACCCAGATGCAGGAGATTTTCGCCGACGACTGGCTCTTCACCACTGGCGAGAGTCTCCGCGGCGAAGCCTGGTTTCCGCCGCCTGAACCCGCCGGCCCGGTGCTCGCGCGCGGCGTGCCGGACGGTCCCGACGAGGATTTCGAGAAGCTGCGCTGGGTGCTCCTGGGGGCGCTGGCGATTGCCCGCTACTCCGTCCGCATCGTCACTCCCTACTTCCTGCCCGACCCCGCCCTCGTCTCCGCGCTCAACCTCGCTGCCATGCGCGGCGTGCAGGTGGACATCCTCCTGCCCGAGAAGAACAACCTGCCCTTTGTCGCCTGGGCGTCGCGGGCGATGTGGTGGCAAGTGCTGGAGCACGGTTGCCGCATTTGGCTCACGCCCCCGCCCTTCGACCACTCCAAGCTTATGCTCGTGGACGGCTGCTGGGCCCTGCTTGGCTCGGCTAACTGGGACCCGCGCAGCCTCCGCCTCAACTTCGAGTACAATCTGGAGTGCTACGATGTCGAACTGGCCCGCCGCCTTGAGGGTCTCGTCGTTCAAAAGCTCAGGACTGCGCGCCAAGTGACACTCCGCCAGATAGACGCCCGCCCGCTGCCCGTGCGCTTCACCGACGGTCTTGCCCGTCTGCTGACGCCGTATCTGTAG